The Legionella cincinnatiensis genome includes a region encoding these proteins:
- a CDS encoding SUF system Fe-S cluster assembly protein, giving the protein MFGFKKKQDPELLKEAIINALRGIYDPEIPVNIYDLGLIYDISIDDNAHVLIQMTLTTPGCPVAQTFPGTVEQAVNQVEGVSDCTVELVWEPPWSQERMTEAARLELGIFY; this is encoded by the coding sequence ATGTTTGGTTTTAAGAAAAAACAGGATCCTGAATTATTGAAAGAGGCCATTATCAATGCCCTTCGGGGTATTTATGATCCGGAGATTCCTGTTAATATTTATGATTTGGGCTTAATATATGATATATCTATAGACGATAATGCCCATGTCTTGATTCAAATGACTTTAACTACTCCTGGATGTCCGGTTGCACAAACTTTTCCAGGAACTGTAGAACAAGCAGTCAATCAAGTTGAAGGAGTTAGTGATTGTACGGTTGAATTAGTTTGGGAGCCACCTTGGTCTCAAGAGCGGATGACTGAGGCAGCACGTCTTGAACTGGGAATTTTTTACTAA
- the sufC gene encoding Fe-S cluster assembly ATPase SufC — protein MLKIKNLNVSVNGQAILKGIDLQVNAGEIHAIMGPNGSGKSTLSKVLAGHPSYQVTDGEISYLEQDLTPLSPEERARAGVFLSFQYPVEIPGVTNINFLKASVNAVRKGQGKNTLDAIEFLTFIREKCQLLEMDESFLYRSINEGFSGGEKKRNEILQMAALEPKLAILDETDSGLDIDALRIISHGVNAMRSPERSIILVTHYQRLLDYIEPDFIHVLVNGRIILSGDKSLALELEKKGYSWLEETVQ, from the coding sequence ATGTTAAAAATCAAAAACTTAAATGTTTCGGTGAATGGCCAAGCTATTTTAAAAGGCATTGATCTTCAAGTAAATGCTGGTGAAATTCATGCAATTATGGGGCCGAATGGTTCTGGAAAAAGCACACTATCCAAGGTTTTAGCAGGCCACCCTTCTTATCAAGTCACTGATGGTGAGATCTCCTATTTAGAACAAGATTTAACTCCTTTATCTCCGGAAGAAAGAGCACGAGCAGGGGTTTTTCTCTCTTTTCAGTATCCCGTGGAAATACCTGGGGTGACCAACATTAATTTTCTTAAAGCCTCTGTGAATGCAGTACGTAAAGGCCAAGGGAAAAATACGTTGGATGCTATTGAGTTTTTAACGTTCATTCGTGAAAAATGTCAGTTACTTGAGATGGATGAGAGCTTTTTATACCGCAGTATTAATGAAGGCTTTTCAGGCGGAGAGAAAAAGCGTAATGAAATTTTGCAGATGGCTGCTTTAGAGCCTAAGCTTGCAATTCTTGATGAAACAGATTCAGGTTTAGATATTGATGCATTGCGCATTATTTCTCATGGGGTTAATGCGATGCGTTCACCAGAGCGGTCCATTATTTTAGTGACTCATTACCAACGGTTACTTGATTATATTGAGCCAGACTTTATTCATGTGTTGGTTAACGGGCGTATTATTCTTTCAGGCGATAAATCCCTCGCACTTGAATTAGAGAAAAAAGGGTACAGCTGGCTTGAGGAAACGGTGCAGTGA
- a CDS encoding cysteine desulfurase — protein MDALDIEAIRRDFPILNQKVNDFDLIYFDNAATTQKPKAVIEAISRYYEHDNANVHRAVHTLSVRATELYEAVRSKVKRFINAYSPRECIFVRGTTEAINLVAQSLVAPRILPDEEILITHMEHHSNIVPWQMVCKKTGAKLQVAPISLDGEILLDEFAKKLNKNTKLVAINYVSNALGTINPVKKMIEMAHAYGAKVLLDGAQATAHLPVDVQDLDCDFYAFSGHKMYGPTGIGVLWGREEILDAMSPYQGGGEMINYVTFEATEYAPLPQKFEAGTPNIAGVVGLGAAIDYLGSLDLDAIAAYEAKLLNYATAAVESVSGFNIIGTAKQKVPIVSFVHGTIHAHDIGTILDSEGIALRSGHHCAMPLMDFYNVAATSRISLSFYNTIHEIDSCVQALHRVKEVFA, from the coding sequence ATGGACGCTTTGGATATTGAGGCAATTCGTAGAGATTTCCCTATACTTAATCAAAAAGTGAATGATTTTGATTTAATTTATTTTGATAATGCAGCAACAACACAAAAACCTAAAGCTGTAATTGAGGCTATTTCTCGTTATTACGAACATGATAATGCTAACGTACATCGTGCTGTTCATACTTTAAGTGTCAGAGCTACTGAACTTTATGAAGCTGTTCGTTCAAAAGTGAAACGTTTTATTAATGCTTATTCGCCACGAGAGTGTATTTTTGTACGAGGAACAACAGAGGCAATTAATCTCGTTGCTCAAAGTTTGGTTGCACCACGTATTTTGCCTGATGAAGAAATATTAATTACACATATGGAGCACCATTCGAATATTGTACCTTGGCAGATGGTATGCAAAAAAACAGGTGCAAAATTACAAGTAGCGCCTATTTCGCTTGATGGTGAAATCTTATTGGATGAATTTGCGAAAAAATTAAATAAGAATACTAAACTGGTGGCAATCAATTATGTTTCCAATGCATTAGGTACGATTAACCCAGTGAAAAAAATGATTGAGATGGCACATGCGTATGGTGCAAAGGTTTTATTAGATGGAGCCCAAGCTACGGCCCATTTACCTGTAGATGTTCAGGATTTAGATTGTGACTTTTATGCTTTTTCAGGCCATAAAATGTATGGTCCAACAGGTATAGGTGTCTTGTGGGGTAGAGAAGAAATTTTGGATGCCATGTCCCCCTATCAAGGAGGGGGTGAAATGATCAATTATGTGACTTTTGAGGCAACAGAATATGCACCACTCCCTCAGAAATTTGAAGCAGGAACTCCTAATATTGCTGGAGTTGTAGGCTTAGGTGCCGCTATTGATTATTTAGGATCTTTGGATTTAGACGCAATTGCTGCTTATGAAGCAAAGTTACTGAACTATGCAACTGCTGCTGTTGAATCAGTAAGTGGATTTAATATCATAGGTACAGCAAAGCAAAAAGTCCCCATTGTTTCTTTTGTGCATGGAACAATTCATGCTCATGATATTGGCACTATTTTGGATAGTGAAGGAATTGCTTTGCGCAGCGGCCATCATTGCGCTATGCCATTGATGGATTTTTATAATGTTGCTGCTACTTCACGTATTTCTTTATCATTTTATAATACAATTCATGAAATTGATTCGTGTGTACAAGCATTACATCGAGTGAAAGAGGTATTTGCATGA
- the sufU gene encoding Fe-S cluster assembly sulfur transfer protein SufU, with amino-acid sequence MSAELRELYQEIIIDHNRNPRHHYVMQDATHQANGFNPLCGDKLTVYVKIKNDSITELSFLGCGCAISQASASLMTDSLKGKTVAEAHELFHCFHHMLTQNEEGQLQYMDKLTVLAGVKAYPARVKCATLAWHTLEAALNKESNVVKTE; translated from the coding sequence ATGAGTGCTGAATTGCGAGAGTTATATCAGGAAATTATTATTGATCATAATCGTAATCCTCGCCATCATTATGTAATGCAGGATGCAACGCATCAGGCTAATGGTTTTAATCCTTTGTGCGGCGATAAATTAACTGTTTATGTCAAGATTAAAAATGATTCGATTACTGAATTGAGCTTTTTAGGATGTGGTTGTGCAATTTCCCAAGCTTCCGCTTCTTTGATGACTGATTCTTTAAAGGGAAAAACAGTGGCAGAAGCTCATGAACTATTTCATTGCTTTCATCATATGCTGACTCAAAATGAAGAAGGTCAATTACAGTATATGGATAAATTGACTGTGCTTGCTGGAGTTAAGGCTTATCCGGCACGCGTAAAATGTGCTACTTTGGCTTGGCATACGTTGGAAGCTGCCTTAAATAAAGAAAGTAATGTGGTAAAAACAGAATAG
- the coaBC gene encoding bifunctional phosphopantothenoylcysteine decarboxylase/phosphopantothenate--cysteine ligase CoaBC: MQDFIGRKVLLGVCGGVGAYKSAFLLRELTRVGADVKVIMTRSAQEFVSPLLMQALSGNDVRTDLFDAQAERAMGHIELARWADCLVIAPASANCLAKITHGIADDLLSTLYLVAETPIIVCPAMNRSMWAHPATQANCKILQDRGVIFVGPEEGSQACGEYGMGRVSEAEQIINAIRLHEVHQLLAGKKVIVTAGPTRESIDPVRYISNYSSGKMGYAMAEAAAMAGAQVTLISGPSTLNVSTTIQQIQVESAQEMLNAVMKEMPEGGIFIGTAAVADYRVESPALEKIKKKNQDELTLKLVKNPDILNQVADSAKASFVVGFAAETTNVIPYATEKLQRKKLDMIVANSVGKGIGFDSEVNQVTVITKNKQIELPLTHKTRLAGQIIAILAATLQNEAH, translated from the coding sequence ATGCAAGATTTTATTGGTAGAAAAGTTCTTCTTGGGGTTTGTGGTGGGGTTGGTGCCTATAAGTCTGCTTTTCTCCTTAGAGAGCTAACTCGAGTGGGGGCTGATGTTAAAGTTATAATGACGCGCTCGGCACAGGAGTTTGTGAGTCCGTTATTGATGCAAGCGCTATCCGGTAACGATGTGCGCACTGATTTATTTGATGCTCAAGCAGAACGTGCGATGGGACATATTGAACTAGCGCGTTGGGCTGATTGTTTGGTTATAGCGCCTGCTTCTGCAAATTGTCTTGCTAAAATAACACACGGCATCGCAGATGACTTACTTTCTACTTTATATCTTGTTGCAGAAACTCCTATTATCGTTTGTCCCGCTATGAATCGGAGCATGTGGGCTCATCCAGCGACACAGGCAAACTGTAAGATCTTGCAAGACAGAGGGGTTATTTTTGTTGGGCCAGAAGAAGGTTCCCAAGCTTGTGGGGAGTATGGCATGGGGCGAGTTAGTGAGGCAGAACAAATTATCAATGCCATACGTTTACATGAGGTGCATCAATTACTAGCGGGTAAAAAAGTAATCGTTACTGCAGGACCTACTCGTGAGTCTATAGATCCAGTACGTTATATCAGTAATTATAGTTCTGGTAAAATGGGCTATGCTATGGCAGAAGCAGCAGCAATGGCTGGAGCGCAAGTGACTTTAATTAGTGGACCAAGTACCTTAAATGTTTCGACTACCATTCAACAGATTCAGGTTGAATCTGCTCAAGAGATGCTGAATGCAGTGATGAAGGAAATGCCGGAGGGGGGAATATTTATAGGAACAGCTGCTGTTGCAGATTATAGGGTTGAGTCGCCTGCACTTGAAAAAATTAAGAAAAAAAATCAGGATGAGTTAACGCTTAAACTGGTGAAAAACCCTGATATTCTAAATCAAGTTGCTGATTCAGCTAAAGCGTCTTTTGTTGTTGGATTTGCTGCCGAGACTACCAATGTTATACCTTACGCTACAGAAAAATTGCAACGGAAAAAACTGGATATGATAGTAGCTAATTCAGTCGGAAAAGGAATTGGATTTGATAGTGAAGTGAATCAAGTCACTGTAATTACAAAAAACAAACAAATCGAATTACCGTTAACCCATAAAACACGGTTAGCGGGTCAAATTATTGCAATCCTTGCCGCAACTCTGCAAAATGAGGCGCATTAA
- the sufB gene encoding Fe-S cluster assembly protein SufB has product MAKSSEQINSLLDREYQHGFTTDIEVDTFAPGLDEEVIRRLSAIKGEPEFLLEWRLKAYRHWLTMSPPQWSSVHYPAVDFQTISYYSAPKMKKDAPKSLDEVDPELLRTYEKLGIPLREQEMLAGVAVDAVFDSVSVATTFKAKLAEKGVIFCPISEAVHQYPELLMQYLGSVVSYRDNFYAALNSAVFSDGSFVYIPKGVRCPMELSTYFRINAASTGQFERTLIVADVDSYVSYLEGCTAPMRDENQLHAAVVELVALDGAQIKYSTVQNWYPGDKEGKGGIYNFVTKRGACRGKRSKISWTQIETGSAITWKYPSVILQGDDSVGEFYSVALTNNYQQADTGTKMIHIGKNTRSTIISKGISAGKAHNAYRGLVRIAPTATNARNYTQCDSMLMGSECSAHTFPYIEVKNPTAQVEHEATTSKISEEQLFYCQQRGIDTEDAVSMIVNGFCKQVLKELPMEFAVEATKLLGLSLEGAVG; this is encoded by the coding sequence GTGGCTAAAAGCAGTGAGCAAATTAATTCTCTGCTCGATAGAGAATACCAACATGGGTTTACGACCGACATTGAAGTAGATACTTTTGCGCCTGGACTGGACGAAGAGGTTATTCGACGATTATCAGCAATTAAAGGTGAGCCAGAGTTTTTACTCGAATGGCGTTTAAAAGCTTATCGACATTGGTTAACCATGTCTCCTCCTCAATGGTCTAGCGTGCATTATCCAGCAGTGGATTTTCAGACTATTTCTTATTATTCAGCGCCCAAGATGAAAAAAGATGCGCCAAAAAGTCTCGATGAGGTTGATCCCGAATTACTAAGAACCTATGAAAAATTGGGTATCCCTTTAAGAGAGCAAGAAATGCTTGCTGGTGTAGCTGTCGATGCTGTTTTTGATAGTGTGTCTGTGGCTACCACTTTTAAAGCAAAATTGGCTGAAAAAGGCGTGATTTTCTGTCCAATCTCTGAAGCAGTGCATCAATACCCCGAATTGTTAATGCAATATTTAGGTTCAGTTGTTTCTTATCGTGATAATTTTTATGCTGCTCTGAATTCAGCTGTTTTTAGCGACGGCTCCTTTGTTTATATTCCAAAAGGGGTGCGTTGTCCTATGGAGTTATCCACCTATTTTCGGATTAATGCAGCCTCTACAGGACAGTTTGAGCGTACATTAATTGTTGCAGACGTTGACAGCTATGTGTCTTATCTTGAAGGATGTACTGCGCCTATGCGTGACGAAAATCAATTGCATGCTGCAGTTGTTGAATTGGTTGCTTTAGATGGCGCGCAAATTAAATATTCAACCGTGCAAAATTGGTATCCTGGTGATAAAGAAGGCAAAGGTGGTATTTATAATTTTGTGACTAAACGAGGGGCGTGTCGTGGTAAACGCTCTAAAATTTCTTGGACGCAAATAGAAACTGGCTCAGCAATTACTTGGAAATATCCGAGTGTGATTTTGCAAGGCGATGATTCCGTTGGTGAGTTTTATTCAGTTGCTTTGACCAATAACTACCAACAAGCGGATACCGGTACTAAAATGATTCATATCGGTAAAAATACGCGATCAACGATTATCTCCAAAGGAATTAGTGCGGGCAAAGCACATAATGCTTATCGAGGTCTCGTACGTATTGCACCCACGGCAACCAATGCGCGCAATTATACGCAATGTGATTCAATGCTTATGGGATCTGAATGTTCTGCACACACTTTCCCTTATATAGAGGTTAAAAATCCGACGGCACAAGTAGAGCATGAAGCAACTACTTCAAAGATTAGTGAAGAACAATTGTTTTATTGCCAGCAACGCGGAATTGATACCGAAGATGCGGTATCAATGATAGTTAATGGTTTTTGTAAGCAGGTGTTAAAAGAATTGCCTATGGAGTTTGCGGTAGAAGCAACTAAATTATTGGGCTTAAGTTTAGAAGGGGCAGTAGGTTAG
- the epmA gene encoding elongation factor P--(R)-beta-lysine ligase: protein MWEPSAPIEFLRQRAELLKKIRYFFTERGYWEVETPIMARYGTTDVYLSNIEALFRGETYYLQTSPEYHMKRLLAAGSGSIFQIARVFRDDELGRWHNPEFTLLEWYQLGIDHHTLMEEMDLFLQMILRSKPMLKKTYQQAFLEACHVDPFCATLEELRQVLVGFNLDKVLPANEEDKDQYLFLLMSHIVEPFLAKESVPVALYDFPSSQAALAKMNDGVAERFEVYYQGVELANGFHELTDAAAQKKRFALDQHLRNEKGLRTAEADQYLLNALEHGLPSCSGVALGVDRLLALALRKSEIASVIAFDFLRA from the coding sequence ATGTGGGAACCTTCTGCACCTATTGAATTCTTACGTCAACGTGCTGAATTATTAAAAAAGATACGTTATTTTTTTACGGAGCGTGGTTATTGGGAGGTAGAAACACCAATAATGGCACGTTACGGTACAACAGATGTTTACTTAAGTAATATTGAAGCACTGTTTCGAGGTGAAACCTATTACCTACAAACCTCTCCTGAATACCATATGAAACGTCTTCTTGCTGCAGGTAGCGGTTCTATTTTCCAAATTGCACGCGTATTTCGCGATGATGAATTAGGTCGTTGGCATAATCCGGAGTTTACTCTCTTAGAATGGTATCAATTGGGTATTGATCATCATACTTTGATGGAGGAAATGGATCTATTCTTACAAATGATTTTGCGATCTAAACCCATGCTTAAGAAAACCTATCAACAAGCTTTTCTTGAGGCGTGTCATGTTGATCCTTTTTGTGCGACGTTGGAAGAGCTTCGGCAGGTATTAGTGGGTTTTAATTTAGACAAAGTGTTGCCAGCAAATGAAGAAGACAAAGACCAGTATTTATTTTTACTGATGAGCCATATAGTGGAACCTTTTTTAGCTAAGGAGAGTGTTCCTGTTGCTTTATATGATTTTCCGAGCTCACAAGCGGCTTTAGCTAAAATGAATGATGGAGTTGCTGAGCGCTTTGAAGTTTATTATCAAGGGGTTGAATTAGCCAATGGATTTCATGAGTTAACGGATGCTGCTGCACAGAAAAAGCGTTTTGCTCTGGATCAACATCTAAGAAATGAAAAAGGGCTTCGTACCGCCGAGGCGGATCAATACCTTTTAAACGCTCTGGAGCATGGGTTACCCTCGTGCAGTGGCGTGGCTTTAGGAGTGGATAGGCTCTTGGCTTTAGCCCTAAGAAAATCTGAAATAGCGAGCGTCATTGCCTTTGATTTTTTAAGAGCATAG
- a CDS encoding phosphomannomutase/phosphoglucomutase, translating into MNYQQKQISRSVFRAYDIRGIIGQELDEHSFYSIGLAIAYYLHDLKKQQIFLARDGRLTSLAMASALKQGLLDSGIDVFDLGEVATPVMYFAVYTQGIDCGLMVTGSHNPANYNGIKMVLSGKTLMQEDIDILYRLVTKGERVFGHGKESAFDILSTYKQRVVSDIKIKRPLKVVVDCGNGVAGPIIPQVLRELGCDVIGLYCDVDGRFPNHHPDPTIEANLKDLKAAVASHQADIGLAFDGDADRLGLVTNQGEMIWPDRLMMLYSRELLSRLPGATIVFDVKCSSHLESVIKEAGGIPKMCPTGHSIVKHVMKKEQAVLAGEMSGHLFFKDRWYGFDDALYSACRLLEIISASDMSVSEQFASIPNSVNTPELKIAIADEAKFQFMEQFSGLADFSKARIISIDGLRVEFEKGWGLLRASNTTPCLVARFEADDENYLEQIKQLFKVQMKRLDATLELPF; encoded by the coding sequence ATGAACTATCAGCAAAAGCAAATTTCTCGTTCTGTTTTTCGTGCTTATGATATTAGAGGCATCATCGGACAAGAATTGGATGAACATTCTTTTTATAGTATTGGTTTGGCAATAGCTTATTATTTACATGATTTAAAAAAACAACAAATTTTCTTAGCACGTGATGGACGTCTTACCAGTTTAGCTATGGCTTCGGCTTTGAAACAAGGGTTACTGGATAGTGGCATTGATGTATTTGATTTGGGTGAAGTTGCTACGCCGGTAATGTATTTTGCTGTGTATACCCAAGGAATTGATTGTGGTTTGATGGTTACGGGCAGCCATAATCCTGCCAATTATAATGGCATTAAAATGGTTTTATCCGGAAAAACTCTAATGCAGGAAGACATCGATATTTTGTATCGTTTAGTAACCAAAGGTGAGCGAGTTTTTGGTCATGGTAAAGAGAGTGCATTTGATATTCTCTCTACATACAAACAACGAGTTGTGAGTGATATAAAAATTAAACGCCCATTAAAAGTTGTGGTTGATTGTGGAAATGGTGTTGCTGGTCCGATAATTCCGCAAGTGCTTCGTGAATTAGGATGTGATGTTATTGGTTTATATTGCGATGTTGATGGTCGTTTTCCTAATCATCATCCTGATCCCACTATTGAGGCAAACTTAAAAGATTTAAAAGCCGCAGTGGCAAGTCATCAGGCAGATATAGGGTTGGCATTTGATGGTGACGCGGATCGATTGGGTTTAGTGACCAATCAAGGGGAAATGATCTGGCCTGATCGTCTAATGATGCTTTATTCACGTGAATTGTTAAGCAGACTTCCAGGGGCTACGATAGTTTTCGATGTAAAATGCTCCAGTCATTTAGAGTCGGTAATCAAAGAAGCGGGTGGTATACCTAAAATGTGCCCTACAGGTCATTCTATAGTAAAGCATGTGATGAAAAAAGAACAAGCTGTTCTAGCAGGTGAAATGAGCGGGCATTTGTTCTTTAAAGATCGCTGGTATGGATTTGATGACGCGTTATATAGTGCTTGCCGTTTGTTGGAAATTATTAGTGCGTCAGATATGAGCGTAAGCGAACAATTTGCATCAATTCCTAATAGTGTAAATACTCCCGAATTAAAGATTGCTATTGCTGATGAAGCGAAGTTTCAGTTTATGGAGCAATTTAGTGGGTTAGCCGATTTTTCAAAAGCACGCATTATTTCTATTGATGGTTTACGTGTTGAATTTGAAAAGGGATGGGGGTTGTTACGTGCATCGAATACCACTCCTTGTCTTGTAGCCCGTTTTGAAGCCGATGATGAAAATTATTTGGAGCAAATAAAACAGTTATTTAAAGTACAAATGAAACGGTTGGATGCTACATTGGAGTTACCATTTTAG
- the dut gene encoding dUTP diphosphatase — protein sequence MTQAIQLKILDSRIGDTIPLPTYATHGSAGLDLRVCINEPMQIAPQETVLLPTGISIYIADPKLAAVILPRSGLGHKNGIVLGNLVGLIDSDYQGELKISCWNRGVEHFTINPAERIAQLVFIPVVQAAFEIVDDFTESVRGEGGFGSSGRH from the coding sequence ATGACCCAGGCTATTCAATTAAAGATTCTTGATTCAAGAATAGGTGATACTATTCCTTTACCTACTTATGCGACTCATGGTTCAGCTGGTTTGGATTTGCGTGTTTGCATTAACGAACCTATGCAAATTGCTCCTCAAGAAACAGTATTACTGCCTACAGGCATCTCGATTTATATTGCCGATCCTAAACTAGCAGCGGTTATTTTACCTCGTTCAGGCTTAGGTCATAAAAATGGTATTGTTTTAGGAAATTTGGTGGGATTAATTGATTCAGACTATCAAGGGGAGCTCAAGATTTCGTGTTGGAATAGAGGCGTCGAACATTTTACAATAAATCCAGCGGAGCGTATTGCGCAATTGGTTTTTATTCCTGTTGTGCAAGCTGCTTTTGAAATTGTGGATGATTTTACTGAAAGTGTAAGAGGTGAAGGTGGATTTGGAAGCTCAGGGAGGCATTAA
- the radC gene encoding RadC family protein encodes MTGAQTWQFDLREKLLTYGPQSLSDAELLALFINSDNNKKSCMQLACDLLIHLGDLRAVLNADTQSFTQVQGLGEAQYVQLQTVKEICRRSDFIQIQKETQITNSKQTYAYLKKRLRDYKNETFVALFLDNQHRIIAYHELFSGTINTATIHPRPIIERVLRLNAAALILAHNHPSGISDPSPQDIAVTERMREALELVDVRLLDHIIIGDNEVYSIMAEAKWICHEQLALYN; translated from the coding sequence ATGACAGGCGCCCAAACATGGCAGTTCGATCTGCGTGAAAAACTACTCACTTATGGCCCACAGAGCCTTTCAGATGCAGAATTACTTGCTCTTTTTATCAATTCAGACAATAACAAAAAATCCTGCATGCAATTGGCATGTGACCTTCTCATTCATCTGGGTGATTTACGTGCTGTTCTTAATGCAGATACGCAAAGCTTCACACAGGTACAAGGATTAGGGGAGGCTCAATATGTCCAACTACAAACTGTTAAAGAAATATGCCGACGTAGTGATTTTATTCAGATCCAAAAAGAAACCCAAATTACCAACAGCAAACAAACGTATGCCTATTTAAAAAAGCGTTTACGTGATTATAAAAATGAAACCTTCGTCGCTTTGTTTCTTGATAATCAACATCGCATCATTGCTTATCATGAACTTTTTTCCGGCACCATCAATACGGCAACGATTCACCCAAGGCCAATCATAGAACGTGTCCTTAGACTTAATGCAGCTGCCTTAATACTTGCTCATAATCATCCATCAGGGATATCTGATCCCAGTCCTCAAGATATAGCGGTAACAGAGCGTATGCGTGAGGCTTTAGAGTTAGTTGATGTGCGATTGTTGGATCATATTATCATCGGAGATAATGAAGTTTACTCCATCATGGCTGAAGCCAAGTGGATTTGTCATGAGCAATTAGCCCTTTATAACTGA
- the sufD gene encoding Fe-S cluster assembly protein SufD codes for MSEILDFYQQQAETSLSTLPWLAQLQTKALRSLHRRGFPTRHDEDWKYTSVDALLNQSFLSVSNLEPAEKSWHHEIKFDLPVTQQVLLQNGAYFTDEQFTSALPKGVIVLPLSVAIMQHPELLKPYLGSILKQEHGFHYLNTAMIHCGVMIYIPEGVILEEPISLNHVQTHMKQAVYLRHMIIAEANSRATIIEDYQGLPDCSYLTNTVTEILVGANAQITHYKIQRESKSAYHVGHLAVKQLAGSEFANHSLSLGGQWVRSDVSLDLHEEKAYSLMNGIYAPTEGQHVDHHTTVQHLVPNCSSEQDYKGILTGRSRAVFNGKVFVAKGAQHTDAKQQNKNLLLSVNAEVDTKPQLEIFADDVLCSHGATVGQLDEEALFYLATRGIDRLEASHYLIHAFASDNLRLVPHRELAAYMGHLLTKQLG; via the coding sequence ATGAGCGAGATTTTGGATTTTTACCAACAACAAGCAGAAACAAGTTTATCCACTTTGCCTTGGCTTGCTCAATTGCAAACGAAAGCATTGAGAAGTTTACATCGCCGTGGTTTTCCGACACGCCATGATGAGGATTGGAAATACACCAGTGTTGATGCTTTATTAAATCAATCTTTTCTGTCTGTAAGTAATTTGGAGCCTGCGGAGAAGTCTTGGCATCATGAAATAAAGTTTGATTTGCCAGTAACGCAGCAGGTGTTGCTCCAAAATGGAGCATATTTCACTGATGAACAGTTCACAAGCGCTTTACCTAAGGGTGTTATCGTTCTTCCTTTATCAGTTGCGATAATGCAGCATCCCGAATTACTTAAGCCTTATCTGGGAAGTATTTTAAAACAAGAGCATGGCTTTCATTATTTGAATACAGCTATGATTCACTGTGGTGTAATGATTTATATCCCAGAAGGAGTTATTCTAGAGGAACCCATCTCTTTAAACCATGTGCAAACACACATGAAGCAAGCGGTTTATTTACGACATATGATTATTGCTGAGGCAAACAGTCGCGCTACGATAATCGAAGATTATCAAGGCTTACCCGATTGTAGTTATTTGACGAATACAGTTACCGAAATTTTAGTTGGCGCTAATGCGCAAATAACCCACTATAAAATACAACGAGAGAGTAAATCTGCTTATCACGTGGGACATTTAGCTGTAAAACAATTAGCAGGTAGTGAATTTGCCAACCATTCATTGAGTCTAGGTGGGCAGTGGGTACGTTCAGATGTTAGTTTGGATTTACATGAAGAAAAGGCATACTCCTTGATGAACGGTATTTATGCCCCTACAGAAGGACAACATGTAGATCATCACACTACGGTTCAGCATTTAGTGCCTAATTGCAGCAGTGAACAAGATTATAAGGGTATTTTAACGGGGCGCTCACGTGCCGTATTTAATGGCAAAGTGTTCGTTGCCAAAGGTGCCCAACATACGGATGCTAAACAACAAAATAAAAACCTATTACTTTCAGTAAATGCAGAAGTAGATACCAAACCACAGTTGGAAATTTTTGCTGATGATGTATTGTGTTCCCATGGGGCTACAGTTGGACAACTCGATGAAGAAGCATTATTTTATTTAGCAACCCGTGGAATTGATCGACTTGAAGCATCGCATTATTTAATCCATGCTTTTGCTAGTGATAATTTACGGCTTGTTCCGCATCGTGAGTTGGCAGCCTACATGGGTCATTTATTAACGAAACAGTTGGGGTAA